The following coding sequences lie in one Cannabis sativa cultivar Pink pepper isolate KNU-18-1 chromosome 5, ASM2916894v1, whole genome shotgun sequence genomic window:
- the LOC115717232 gene encoding protein phosphatase 2C 51: protein MRKRLKPLSSPTKDHRRMTLNSVELSIVKRKRANRKRVLKLQSLNYTCQKKSNNSGDDNNKQLHCREDPLKITVSLSSSSSSLGENVDGVVLSRETREEKHYGVVSVIGRRSEMEDAVRVELDFAVKGSKKFDFFGVYDGHGGAHVAGMCRERLHEVLVSELENNNNGDDDECEWEKILEGCFGKMDEEVRGNAAARTVGTTAVVGVVGEDEVVVANCGDCRAVLSRDGVPLALSTDHKPNRRDELERIENAGGRVINWNGYRVLGVLATSRSIGDEYMRPFVIWKPEVTVTKRTDKDEFLILGSDGLWDVVSNQLACKVVKKCFHSQRNRLSNNKDLLNRGGSRSTAAAALLAELAMARGSRDNISVIVVDLAKP from the exons ATGAGGAAACGATTGAAGCCGCTTTCGTCACCGACGAAGGATCACCGGAGAATGACGTTAAATTCGGTGGAATTATCGATCGTTAAAAGAAAGAGAGCTAACAGAAAGAGAGTACTGAAACTCCAATCACTCAACTACACGTGTCAGAAGAAGAGCAATAATAGCGGAGATGACAACAATAAACAGTTACATTGCCGTGAAGATCCGTTAAAGATAACGGTCTCGTTatcgtcttcttcttcatcgTTGGGAGAAAACGTTGACGGCGTCGTTTTATCGAGAGAGACAAGAGAGGAAAAACATTACGGCGTCGTTTCGGTTATAGGAAGGAGGAGCGAGATGGAAGACGCTGTGAGAGTCGAGTTAGATTTTGCAGTCAAAGGAAGTAAGAAGTTTGACTTTTTTGGTGTGTACGACGGTCACGGTGGAGCTCACGTGGCTGGCATGTGCCGGGAGAGATTACACGAAGTTTTAGTCTCGGagcttgaaaataataataatggtgatgatgatgagtgTGAATGGGAAAAGATATTGGAAGGGTGTTTTGGTAAAATGGATGAAGAGGTGAGAGGTAATGCGGCGGCGAGGACGGTGGGGACGACGGCGGTTGTGGGTGTTGTGGGAGAGGATGAGGTGGTTGTTGCCAATTGTGGTGATTGTAGAGCCGTTTTGTCAAGAGATGGTGTTCCTTTAGCCTTGTCTACTGATCATaag CCAAACAGAAGAGATGAGTTGGAGAGAATTGAAAATGCAGGTGGAAGGGTCATAAATTGGAATGGGTACCGTGTTCTCGGAGTTCTTGCCACTTCAAGATCTATAG GTGATGAATACATGAGGCCATTCGTGATATGGAAACCTGAAGTAACAGTAACAAAGAGAACTGATAAAGACGAGTTCCTCATACTTGGAAGTGATGGTTTATGGGATGTGGTTTCTAATCAACTTGCATGTAAGGTTGTCAAGAAATGCTTTCACTCTCAAAGGAACAGACTTTCTAATAACAAAGACCTTCTTAACCGTGGAGGAAGCCGCTCAACCGCGGCTGCTGCCCTCTTAGCCGAGCTGGCAATGGCTCGGGGCAGCAGAGATAACATTAGTGTTATAGTCGTCGACCTCGCCAAACCCTAG